A stretch of the Chitiniphilus purpureus genome encodes the following:
- a CDS encoding proline--tRNA ligase: MRTSQLYFSTLKEAPSEAELVSHKLMLRAGLIKRLGSGLYTWMPLGLKVLRKVEGVVRDEMDKAGAQELLMPTIQPAELWQETGRWALFGPQMLKIKDRHERDFCFGPTHEEVITDIARLELRSYKQLPVNFYQVQVKFRDEIRPRFGVMRAREFVMKDAYSFDASFEGLQASYGRMYQAYSNVFSRLGLAFRAVAADTGAIGGSGSHEFHVLADAGEDLLAYCPDSDYAANVELAEALAPAAPRAAASEALHDVETPKQTTCEQVAGLMGIPIEKTVKLIAVIDAAGKLVIVLLRGDHSLNEVKLGKVEGMDGFRFATEEEIRAAFNCPPGFLGPVGAPAGTRIIADRTVAAMSDWVCGANKPKFHIAGVNWGRDLPEADVVADVRNVVAGDPSPDGRGVLALCRGIEVGHVFQLRTKYSEAMNATFTDVDGQLKPFEMGCYGIGVSRIVGAAIEQNHDERGIRFPLAMAPFALAVVAVGYHRSDAVKAAADQLYAELQAAGVDVLLDDRNERPGSMFADMELIGIPHRLTLGDKGLAEGMVEYVARRGGDLEKVPLGEVAAFIRRKLAE, from the coding sequence ATGCGTACCTCTCAACTCTACTTCTCCACGCTCAAGGAAGCGCCTTCCGAAGCCGAGCTGGTTTCCCACAAGCTGATGCTGCGTGCCGGCCTGATCAAGCGCCTGGGCTCGGGCCTCTACACCTGGATGCCGCTGGGGCTGAAGGTGCTGCGCAAGGTGGAGGGCGTGGTGCGCGACGAGATGGACAAGGCCGGGGCGCAGGAATTGCTGATGCCCACCATCCAGCCGGCCGAGCTGTGGCAGGAGACCGGCCGCTGGGCGCTGTTCGGCCCGCAGATGCTCAAGATCAAGGACCGGCACGAACGCGATTTCTGCTTCGGCCCGACCCACGAGGAAGTGATCACCGACATCGCCCGGCTGGAGCTGCGCAGCTACAAGCAGCTGCCGGTGAATTTCTACCAGGTGCAGGTGAAGTTCCGCGACGAGATCCGCCCGCGCTTCGGCGTGATGCGTGCGCGCGAGTTTGTGATGAAGGACGCCTACTCGTTCGATGCCAGCTTCGAGGGGTTGCAGGCGAGCTACGGCAGGATGTATCAGGCCTACTCCAATGTGTTCAGCCGGCTGGGCCTCGCGTTCCGCGCGGTGGCGGCCGACACCGGTGCCATCGGCGGTTCGGGCAGCCATGAATTCCATGTGCTCGCCGATGCCGGCGAGGATCTGCTGGCCTATTGCCCGGATTCGGACTACGCCGCCAATGTCGAACTGGCCGAGGCGCTGGCGCCGGCCGCGCCGCGCGCGGCCGCCAGCGAAGCGCTGCATGATGTGGAGACACCGAAGCAGACCACCTGCGAACAGGTGGCCGGGCTGATGGGGATCCCGATCGAGAAGACGGTCAAGCTGATCGCCGTGATCGATGCCGCCGGCAAGCTTGTCATCGTGTTGTTGCGTGGCGATCACAGCCTGAACGAGGTGAAGCTCGGCAAGGTCGAGGGCATGGACGGCTTCCGCTTCGCGACCGAGGAGGAAATCCGTGCCGCCTTCAACTGCCCGCCCGGCTTCCTCGGCCCGGTCGGCGCGCCGGCCGGCACCCGCATCATCGCCGACCGCACCGTCGCCGCCATGAGCGACTGGGTGTGCGGTGCCAATAAGCCCAAATTCCACATTGCCGGTGTGAACTGGGGCCGCGATCTGCCCGAGGCCGATGTGGTCGCCGACGTGCGCAACGTCGTCGCCGGTGACCCGAGCCCGGATGGCCGGGGCGTGCTGGCACTGTGCCGCGGCATCGAGGTCGGCCATGTGTTTCAGCTGCGCACCAAGTATTCCGAGGCGATGAATGCCACCTTCACCGACGTCGACGGCCAGTTGAAGCCCTTCGAGATGGGCTGCTACGGCATTGGCGTCTCGCGTATCGTCGGGGCGGCCATCGAGCAGAACCACGACGAGCGCGGCATCCGCTTCCCGCTCGCCATGGCGCCGTTCGCCCTCGCCGTCGTCGCCGTCGGCTATCACCGCTCGGACGCGGTCAAGGCTGCAGCCGACCAGCTCTACGCCGAACTGCAGGCCGCCGGGGTCGACGTGCTGCTGGATGATCGCAACGAGCGTCCCGGTTCGATGTTCGCCGACATGGAACTGATCGGCATCCCGCACCGGCTCACGCTGGGCGACAAGGGGCTGGCGGAAGGCATGGTCGAATACGTGGCACGGCGCGGTGGCGACCTGGAGAAGGTGCCGCTGGGCGAGGTGGCTGCGTTCATTCGTCGGAAGCTTGCCGAGTAG
- a CDS encoding N-acetylmuramoyl-L-alanine amidase family protein, with protein sequence MSGSLQAPGAVSAYGVPEFEYNRALALELAQQLRRAGHLVLLIGAEGDETGLAARAQLATAARARFFVSLHHDSAQPRFLKQWTVNGTARWYTDFSGYSLFVSRSNPAFAVSAGCARAMGRQLREQGFRHTLHHSADVPGERRTLYDRELGVYEADFAVLRRAGMPAVLFEAGVILNRDDALMLGRPATRARLAGALVAALDGCLPR encoded by the coding sequence ATGTCGGGTTCGCTGCAGGCACCCGGGGCCGTCAGCGCCTATGGCGTGCCCGAATTCGAGTACAACCGTGCGCTGGCGCTGGAGTTGGCGCAACAGCTGCGCCGCGCCGGGCATCTTGTGCTGTTGATCGGCGCAGAGGGCGATGAGACCGGGCTCGCCGCGCGGGCGCAGCTGGCGACCGCTGCGCGTGCCCGGTTCTTCGTCTCCCTCCACCACGACTCGGCGCAGCCGCGTTTTCTCAAGCAATGGACCGTGAACGGCACGGCGCGCTGGTACACCGATTTTTCCGGCTATTCGCTGTTCGTATCGCGCAGCAATCCGGCGTTCGCCGTCAGTGCCGGCTGCGCCCGGGCAATGGGGCGGCAGTTGCGGGAGCAGGGTTTCCGGCACACCTTGCATCACAGCGCCGATGTGCCGGGTGAGAGGCGCACGCTCTACGATCGGGAACTGGGCGTGTACGAAGCTGATTTCGCGGTGCTGCGGCGGGCAGGCATGCCGGCGGTGCTGTTTGAGGCTGGCGTCATTCTCAACCGCGACGACGCGCTCATGCTCGGCCGCCCGGCCACCCGCGCCCGGTTGGCCGGCGCGCTGGTCGCGGCGCTGGATGGGTGCCTGCCGCGCTGA
- a CDS encoding imelysin family protein, producing MIRSIPAASMLLLATLASANEPAPAIPRLTPPELAISLTETVYIPAQVSLLEHTGRLTGQIAALCATPSSQRLQDSRAAWVSANQAWRRIDAVRMGPSRREDVQNQFDPWPFDEKTVAKKMRDTPQDPTSQPALAASRELKQGLPALEYLLFGNGAPEAAPLAAKKIDAACRYGLWVSAGVARRAQELIYEWQGLRRGLNYDPSYPRPFLSEALTRAVAGLRELAGWKLANQTEAPRRQDFPDWRAGVSKRSLDSGLDMVERTLLGVGGGAGFDDFLATRGKDEAIDGLKVRLANARIAVAGLPDDLSSAEGERRYAQRRLNELADYIAGPLAEALGIPLS from the coding sequence ATGATCCGTTCGATCCCGGCAGCGTCGATGCTGCTGCTCGCCACCCTCGCCAGCGCCAACGAGCCCGCCCCGGCCATCCCGCGCCTGACGCCGCCCGAGCTTGCCATCAGCCTGACCGAAACCGTCTATATCCCCGCGCAGGTGTCGCTGCTGGAGCACACCGGCCGCCTGACGGGGCAGATCGCCGCGCTGTGCGCCACGCCCAGCTCACAACGACTGCAGGACAGCCGCGCCGCCTGGGTGTCCGCCAACCAGGCCTGGCGCCGCATCGACGCGGTGCGCATGGGCCCGAGCCGCCGCGAGGACGTCCAGAATCAGTTCGATCCGTGGCCATTCGACGAGAAGACCGTCGCCAAGAAGATGCGCGACACCCCGCAGGACCCGACCTCGCAGCCGGCACTGGCCGCCTCGCGCGAGCTCAAGCAAGGGTTGCCGGCGCTCGAATACCTGCTGTTCGGCAACGGCGCCCCGGAAGCCGCGCCGCTTGCGGCCAAGAAGATCGACGCCGCCTGCCGCTATGGCCTGTGGGTGTCGGCGGGGGTCGCACGCCGCGCGCAGGAGCTGATCTACGAGTGGCAGGGGCTGCGCCGCGGGCTGAACTACGACCCGTCCTACCCGCGTCCTTTCCTTTCCGAAGCGCTGACCCGCGCAGTGGCCGGATTGCGCGAGCTGGCAGGCTGGAAGCTTGCCAACCAGACCGAGGCACCGCGGCGCCAGGACTTCCCGGACTGGCGTGCCGGGGTCAGCAAGCGCAGCCTGGATTCGGGCCTGGACATGGTGGAGCGCACGCTGCTGGGCGTCGGCGGTGGTGCCGGTTTCGACGACTTCCTCGCCACCCGCGGCAAGGATGAAGCCATCGACGGCCTCAAGGTCAGGCTGGCCAACGCGCGTATCGCTGTCGCGGGCCTGCCCGACGACCTGAGCAGCGCCGAAGGCGAACGGCGCTATGCGCAGCGGCGGCTGAACGAGCTGGCGGACTACATTGCCGGCCCGCTGGCCGAAGCGCTCGGCATTCCGCTTTCCTGA
- a CDS encoding PhnD/SsuA/transferrin family substrate-binding protein, which produces MLRAVAVLLCLIALPTHADLTLGLVANRSVEETQRDWQPIADDLAQALGEPVRLIASKDETQLLRRFVAGEIDILRGSSRLALSAVEQGQGEVFARLALTGQVTRYQSLLLVRADGPADLAQLLRKPGQWRYASGYPSSTAGHLIPRYHAFLRNNVVPERFFRSIRSGNAEDNFRALVERRADVAASDSDGWLKLNEKYPRDAKRLRVLWRSPPFSYDPLVLRGTLNAARKDRIARFFIGYGNQGPTATREKEKLYWADQLDRFLPSNNRQLREITDLQLYDALFRLALTPDLGAPQRNAQEKALYRRYDQLVTLLGGVR; this is translated from the coding sequence ATGTTGCGTGCCGTTGCCGTGCTGCTCTGTCTGATCGCCCTGCCCACCCACGCCGACCTGACGCTGGGCCTCGTTGCCAACCGTAGCGTTGAGGAGACCCAGCGCGACTGGCAGCCCATCGCCGACGATCTGGCCCAGGCGCTCGGCGAACCGGTGCGGCTGATTGCCAGCAAGGACGAGACGCAGCTGCTCCGGCGTTTCGTGGCCGGCGAGATCGATATCCTGCGCGGCAGCAGCCGGCTTGCGCTTTCCGCCGTCGAGCAGGGTCAGGGCGAGGTGTTCGCACGGCTTGCGCTGACCGGGCAGGTGACCCGTTACCAATCACTGCTGCTGGTACGTGCGGACGGCCCCGCCGACCTTGCCCAACTGCTGCGGAAACCGGGGCAGTGGCGCTATGCCAGCGGCTACCCCAGCTCCACCGCGGGCCACCTGATCCCCCGCTATCACGCCTTCCTGCGCAACAACGTCGTACCGGAGCGCTTCTTCCGTTCGATCCGGTCTGGCAATGCCGAAGACAATTTCCGGGCGCTGGTCGAACGGCGGGCCGACGTCGCCGCCAGTGACAGCGACGGCTGGCTGAAGCTGAACGAGAAATATCCGCGCGATGCCAAGCGCCTGCGCGTACTGTGGCGCTCGCCGCCTTTCTCGTACGATCCACTGGTGCTGCGTGGCACGCTGAACGCGGCGCGCAAGGACCGTATCGCCCGCTTTTTCATCGGCTACGGCAATCAGGGGCCCACCGCCACGCGCGAAAAGGAAAAGCTGTACTGGGCCGACCAGCTCGACCGCTTCCTGCCTTCGAACAACCGGCAGCTGCGCGAGATCACCGATCTGCAGCTGTACGACGCGCTGTTCCGGCTGGCGCTCACCCCCGATCTGGGCGCGCCGCAGCGCAACGCGCAGGAAAAGG